One Palaemon carinicauda isolate YSFRI2023 chromosome 5, ASM3689809v2, whole genome shotgun sequence DNA window includes the following coding sequences:
- the LOC137640914 gene encoding KRAB-A domain-containing protein 2-like, translating to MDHLTKMICLRALQTKTAEEVAFHLVDIFCDKGAPHILHSDNGREFSNKVIKEVLAMWPECKLVHGKPRYSQSQGSVERANRDVEAILVCWMKDNTTQWSNGLRFVQWQKNTRFHSGIGRTPYEAMYGERAHLGISPVYIPEEIMEVMETEEQLAEALCLVNEEDQNVEQGRSAESCAINCNSCGQNIPCHPSGQCCSTVNDNVDNPVLCCLCNRNRSIQAERRESKIQQEKQAKK from the coding sequence ATGGATCACTTGACCAAGATGATATGCCTTCGAGCCCTACAGACTAAGACTGCCGAGGAGGTAGCTTTTCACCTGGTTGACATTTTCTGTGATAAAGGAGCCCCTCATATTCTTCACTCTGACAATGGGAGAGAATTTTCAAATAAGGTAATCAAGGAAGTTCTGGCTATGTGGCCAGAATGTAAGCTAGTTCATGGGAAACCAAGATATTCTCAATCACAGGGTTCCGTGGAACGAGCAAACAGAGATGTTGAAGCAATACTCGTTTGCTGGATGAAAGATAACACTACACAATggtcaaatggactgcgctttgtTCAGTGGCAGAAAAACACGCGCTTCCATTCTGGAATTGGCAGGACACCTTATGAAGCCATGTACGGAGAAAGGGCTCATCTTGGTATTTCTCCTGTCTACATaccagaagaaataatggaagTCATGGAGACAGAGGAGCAGCTTGCAGAAGCACTTTGTTTAGTTAATGAAGAAGATCAAAATGTAGAACAGGGGAGAAGTGCTGAAAGTTGTGCCATAAATTGCAACTCGTGTGGTCAAAACATTCCATGCCATCCTTCTGGTCAATGTTGTTCAACTGTAAATGATAATGTTGATAACCCTGTGCTCTGTTGCCTATGCAatagaaatcgtagcattcaggctgaacgaagggaatcgaaaatacaacaagagaagcaagctaaaaaatga